A single window of Providencia alcalifaciens DNA harbors:
- the flgJ gene encoding flagellar assembly peptidoglycan hydrolase FlgJ: MSDMQLLQGAAYDVQSLTSLKGELNKSPEQGLRQVTQQLEATFVEMMLKSMRSALPQDGMFSSDQTRMMTSMYDQQIAQDLSQKGLGFGEMMYQQLTHAQSPSSPAQGAFMPLNEQALQSLPPFALEQMVRRFAPAMGDALASPFKQIKSLSLNSSNFINQLIEPAKNASEKSGISHFLILAQAALESGWGKREILTAEGKTSHNLFGIKAGKNWQGPVTNIMTTEVINGKTIKMRDDFRVYGSYEEAISDYISLLTENPRYKDVKHAATPEIAARRLHKAGYATDPGYSDKLITLINQIRGSGSVANTSASRAIQAYNIDLNDIF, from the coding sequence ATGAGCGATATGCAGTTATTACAAGGGGCTGCGTATGATGTCCAGTCGTTAACCAGTTTAAAAGGCGAGTTAAATAAATCGCCAGAACAAGGGCTGCGTCAAGTGACGCAGCAACTGGAAGCGACATTTGTGGAAATGATGCTCAAAAGTATGCGTTCTGCATTACCGCAAGATGGCATGTTCTCTAGCGACCAAACGCGCATGATGACCAGTATGTATGACCAACAAATTGCCCAAGACCTTTCCCAAAAAGGGCTCGGTTTTGGGGAGATGATGTATCAGCAATTGACCCATGCTCAATCACCAAGCTCACCCGCACAAGGTGCATTTATGCCACTCAATGAGCAGGCATTGCAATCGTTGCCACCGTTCGCTTTAGAGCAAATGGTACGACGATTTGCCCCTGCTATGGGTGATGCACTGGCTTCACCTTTCAAGCAAATCAAATCCTTGTCACTCAATAGCAGCAATTTTATCAATCAATTGATTGAGCCTGCTAAAAATGCCAGTGAAAAAAGCGGTATTTCCCATTTCTTAATTTTGGCACAAGCGGCATTAGAAAGTGGTTGGGGAAAACGAGAAATTCTGACTGCGGAAGGCAAAACCAGCCATAACTTATTTGGTATTAAAGCAGGCAAAAATTGGCAAGGACCGGTCACGAATATTATGACCACGGAAGTGATCAACGGCAAAACTATTAAAATGCGCGATGATTTCCGTGTGTATGGCTCGTATGAAGAGGCAATTTCCGACTATATCAGCCTGTTAACGGAGAATCCTCGCTATAAAGACGTTAAACACGCCGCAACCCCTGAAATTGCTGCACGTCGCCTCCATAAAGCGGGGTATGCGACCGACCCAGGATATTCAGACAAATTGATCACGTTAATTAACCAGATCCGTGGTTCGGGCAGTGTGGCGAATACCTCGGCATCACGGGCTATTCAAGCTTATAACATCGACTTAAACGATATCTTTTAA
- the flgK gene encoding flagellar hook-associated protein FlgK, which produces MLNNVMNNALSGVNAAQGGLSVISNNLANAGVGYYHRQSAVFGENPGTMTPNGYFGNGTYFSHVRREFDEFVNAQYSQSRARSGDFEAYVKNCNKVDDLLTNDVEDLSGSIGSFFTALDTASSDASDKTLLDVFLGQSNALVSQFKEADKQLQEMERDINRQIENKVKDINIYAEKIAGLNQQIARVRSVSGSEPNDLLDVRDRLVNEVNSLVGVKVIEQNGNYNVTFASGLPLVTGEKANRLEAVPSSKDDSRFSIGFVGANDQVREIPDEVFKGGELSGILRSRQEVLDPAYQKINKLALVFATKFNEIHQKGFDSNGETGKDFFAIGKGTVVSNTFNTGKTDFDLSYSDVSQVTGKNYEMRFDGGKWNVTRLPDGVDVKVDTTTPGSLKFEGIELKITTNTPAQGDTFVVKPMNGVINSMSTLVTESSQFAKAGSKDGGPGDNENIKELVKLQDQKLIDGGSTFSDFYATLVNDVGSRTKQAQIDSETQNKMTESFYRQEQEISGVNMNEESIQMQKIQQFFNANAQVLKTVDDLFNALMRAF; this is translated from the coding sequence ATGCTGAACAATGTAATGAATAATGCGCTCAGTGGTGTGAACGCTGCGCAAGGCGGGCTAAGTGTTATTTCTAACAACTTAGCGAACGCTGGCGTGGGTTACTATCACCGCCAAAGTGCTGTTTTCGGGGAGAATCCCGGTACGATGACACCTAATGGTTATTTTGGTAACGGCACCTATTTCAGCCATGTTCGCCGTGAGTTTGATGAATTTGTTAATGCGCAATACAGCCAATCCCGAGCACGTAGCGGTGATTTCGAAGCGTATGTGAAAAACTGCAACAAAGTTGATGACCTGCTGACAAACGATGTCGAAGACTTGTCTGGTAGCATCGGAAGCTTCTTTACTGCGCTGGATACAGCCAGCAGTGACGCGAGCGACAAAACGCTGCTTGACGTTTTTTTAGGGCAATCTAACGCGTTAGTTTCTCAATTCAAAGAAGCTGATAAGCAACTGCAAGAGATGGAACGTGATATCAACCGCCAAATTGAAAATAAGGTGAAAGATATCAACATCTACGCAGAAAAAATTGCGGGTTTAAACCAACAAATCGCGCGCGTACGCTCCGTCAGTGGTTCAGAACCTAATGACCTGCTGGATGTCCGTGATCGCTTAGTGAATGAAGTTAACTCGTTGGTCGGCGTCAAAGTTATCGAACAAAACGGCAACTATAACGTGACCTTTGCGAGCGGTTTGCCGCTAGTTACTGGCGAAAAAGCTAACCGATTAGAAGCGGTGCCATCCTCAAAAGATGACAGCCGTTTTAGCATTGGCTTTGTGGGCGCGAATGACCAAGTTCGTGAAATCCCTGACGAAGTTTTCAAAGGTGGCGAATTGAGCGGTATTTTGCGTTCACGCCAAGAAGTGCTCGACCCTGCTTATCAAAAAATCAATAAATTAGCGTTAGTTTTCGCGACTAAATTTAATGAAATTCATCAAAAAGGATTTGATTCTAATGGTGAAACTGGCAAAGACTTTTTCGCGATTGGTAAAGGCACCGTGGTCAGCAATACCTTCAATACGGGTAAAACTGACTTTGATTTGAGTTACAGCGATGTTTCTCAAGTCACGGGCAAAAACTATGAAATGCGTTTTGATGGCGGAAAATGGAATGTGACCCGTTTACCGGATGGCGTTGACGTTAAAGTTGATACAACCACTCCAGGATCACTGAAATTTGAAGGTATTGAACTCAAAATTACGACTAATACTCCTGCACAAGGAGATACTTTCGTCGTTAAACCGATGAATGGCGTGATTAACAGTATGTCAACGCTGGTAACCGAGTCTTCGCAGTTTGCAAAAGCAGGCAGTAAAGATGGTGGCCCGGGTGACAACGAAAACATCAAAGAGTTAGTTAAGCTGCAAGATCAAAAACTGATTGATGGTGGCTCGACGTTCTCTGATTTCTACGCAACATTAGTTAATGATGTGGGAAGTCGTACTAAGCAAGCGCAAATTGATTCTGAAACCCAGAATAAAATGACCGAAAGTTTCTATCGCCAAGAGCAAGAAATTTCGGGGGTTAACATGAATGAAGAGAGCATTCAGATGCAAAAAATCCAACAATTCTTTAATGCCAATGCTCAGGTGTTAAAGACGGTTGATGATTTATTCAATGCATTAATGCGTGCGTTCTAA
- the flgL gene encoding flagellar hook-associated protein FlgL has protein sequence MRLSTNMIFHQRLQDMNGAQSRWMDAGSQLASGQRVNKPSDDPQASSQAVRINQSENRNQQYVTSRGFAKTGMTLQMSILTQMTDVTTQIDTTIIQASNQGALSDKDRNSLAEQLTGLKDQLVALGNTTDGNGRYIFAGFKSDKPPFEIDAAGEVLYHGGDKPITQNVASEREMTTYFTGAQVFETDGAGMVNVFKALNEGIKALGIPQENAPQADLDRAQAGMDTANRGIKAALDQISNIEAKQGLQLQEIDKLDFLADTRSIQNAARKSELLETNWTATTTDYYKEKAMFQASQDIFKDLNSMSLFGGR, from the coding sequence ATGCGTTTAAGTACTAATATGATTTTCCACCAACGTTTACAGGACATGAATGGCGCTCAATCCCGTTGGATGGATGCAGGTAGTCAATTGGCTTCCGGGCAGCGTGTAAACAAGCCTTCAGATGACCCGCAGGCGTCATCTCAAGCGGTGCGTATTAACCAGTCTGAAAACCGTAACCAACAGTATGTGACCAGCCGTGGTTTCGCGAAAACTGGCATGACGTTGCAAATGAGTATCCTAACTCAAATGACGGATGTGACAACGCAAATCGATACCACCATCATTCAGGCCTCTAACCAAGGTGCCCTGAGCGATAAAGACCGAAATTCACTGGCTGAGCAACTGACTGGCCTGAAAGATCAATTGGTTGCACTGGGGAACACCACTGACGGTAATGGCCGCTATATTTTCGCGGGCTTTAAATCCGATAAGCCACCATTTGAAATTGATGCTGCTGGTGAAGTGCTGTACCACGGTGGCGATAAACCAATCACTCAGAACGTCGCGAGTGAGCGTGAAATGACTACCTATTTCACAGGCGCGCAAGTGTTTGAAACCGATGGTGCGGGTATGGTCAATGTATTTAAAGCATTGAACGAAGGCATCAAAGCGCTGGGTATTCCACAAGAAAATGCACCGCAAGCAGATTTAGACAGAGCGCAAGCGGGTATGGATACGGCTAACCGTGGTATCAAAGCGGCATTGGATCAAATCTCCAATATCGAAGCGAAGCAAGGTTTACAGCTGCAAGAGATTGATAAACTTGATTTCTTAGCAGATACCCGTTCTATCCAAAATGCGGCGCGTAAAAGTGAGTTGTTAGAGACTAACTGGACAGCGACGACAACGGATTATTATAAAGAGAAGGCGATGTTCCAAGCTTCTCAAGATATTTTCAAAGATCTCAACAGCATGTCATTATTTGGCGGCCGTTAA
- a CDS encoding helix-turn-helix domain-containing protein, with protein MKVTTPLILSTTIREYRKKSKLTQAETAELIGIKQATVSDFEKKPGSTKLRTLFKILASLELELHVVKRGSTLGEVKGWDKEW; from the coding sequence ATGAAAGTTACAACGCCCCTTATACTATCTACCACAATTCGTGAATATCGTAAGAAAAGTAAATTGACTCAAGCAGAAACTGCTGAACTAATCGGTATTAAGCAGGCTACGGTCTCTGATTTTGAGAAAAAACCGGGGTCAACAAAACTTAGAACATTATTCAAAATTCTTGCCTCCTTAGAGTTGGAGCTTCATGTAGTAAAGCGAGGTTCAACATTAGGTGAGGTTAAAGGCTGGGATAAGGAGTGGTGA
- the fliR gene encoding flagellar biosynthetic protein FliR, producing MLTITSETLTLWLSQGFYPFVRLLALFGTAPFFNEKQAISKVRIALAFFTVLVISPQLPVATIPLFSAMGLWVCVQQIVIGAAMGLTMQMAFAAVRHAGEVIGLQMGLSFATFFDPTGGPNMPILGRILNLITLLLFLSFDGHLWLIYILTNSFELIPIQTAPLHRDGFWVFLQFANTIFINGLMLALPFITLFLILNLSLGILNRMTPQLSVFVVGFPLTLTIGISMLGLIISILPRYTERLIHQAFEQLSLMFNLWI from the coding sequence ATGTTAACCATTACCAGCGAAACGCTCACGCTATGGTTAAGCCAAGGTTTTTATCCTTTTGTTCGCCTGTTAGCCCTGTTTGGTACCGCCCCGTTTTTTAATGAAAAACAGGCTATCAGTAAGGTACGTATCGCCCTCGCGTTTTTTACCGTTTTAGTCATTTCCCCACAATTACCTGTCGCCACCATTCCTCTATTTTCAGCGATGGGATTATGGGTTTGTGTACAACAAATTGTGATTGGTGCCGCCATGGGATTGACCATGCAGATGGCGTTTGCCGCAGTACGTCATGCGGGGGAAGTGATTGGCCTACAGATGGGATTGTCATTCGCGACGTTCTTTGACCCGACCGGCGGCCCCAATATGCCGATACTCGGACGAATTTTAAACTTAATCACACTATTGCTGTTTTTGTCGTTCGATGGGCATTTGTGGCTAATTTATATTCTGACGAACTCGTTTGAGCTGATCCCTATCCAAACCGCGCCCCTGCACCGTGATGGTTTTTGGGTATTTTTGCAATTTGCCAATACCATTTTTATTAATGGATTAATGCTCGCCCTGCCCTTTATTACGCTGTTTTTAATCCTCAACTTATCCCTCGGTATTCTAAACCGAATGACGCCACAGCTGTCGGTGTTTGTGGTGGGTTTCCCCCTTACATTAACTATTGGTATCAGTATGTTGGGATTGATTATTTCTATCCTACCGCGCTATACAGAACGCCTGATCCATCAAGCGTTTGAGCAGCTGTCGTTGATGTTTAACTTGTGGATTTGA
- the fliQ gene encoding flagellar biosynthesis protein FliQ, translating into MTPESVMAMGTEAMKIALMLAAPLLLAALAAGLIISLLQAATQVNEMTLSFIPKILSVIAVLIIAGPWMLNLLTDYIRTLFSNLPFIIG; encoded by the coding sequence ATGACACCTGAATCTGTAATGGCAATGGGAACGGAAGCGATGAAAATCGCCTTAATGCTGGCAGCACCTTTGCTGTTAGCTGCACTGGCAGCGGGTTTAATTATCAGCCTGCTGCAAGCAGCCACCCAAGTGAACGAAATGACATTGTCGTTTATTCCTAAGATTTTATCGGTAATTGCGGTATTAATCATCGCGGGGCCATGGATGCTGAACCTGCTTACGGACTATATTCGCACGTTGTTTAGTAACTTACCGTTTATCATTGGCTGA
- the fliP gene encoding flagellar type III secretion system pore protein FliP (The bacterial flagellar biogenesis protein FliP forms a type III secretion system (T3SS)-type pore required for flagellar assembly.), with the protein MSPLKPAAIISALLLVLPQSASAALPAVISHTLADGGQSWSLPVQTLLFLTLLGFIPAMLLMMTSFTRIIIVLGLLRNALGTPSAPPNQVLLGLALFLTFFVMSPVADQVYREAYQPFSEDKISLETALEKGTAPLRTFMLGQTRESDLALFARIAKVGDIQEAKDVPMRILIPAFITSELKTAFQIGFTIFIPFLIIDLVVASVLMALGMMMVPPATVSLPFKLMLFVLVDGWQLLLGSLSQSFFN; encoded by the coding sequence ATGTCACCTTTAAAACCTGCTGCCATTATCAGCGCTCTGTTACTTGTTCTACCACAATCTGCCTCTGCGGCATTACCTGCCGTGATCAGCCATACATTAGCCGATGGTGGTCAATCTTGGTCATTACCCGTTCAAACTTTACTGTTTTTAACCTTGCTGGGCTTTATCCCCGCAATGTTGCTGATGATGACCAGTTTTACCCGTATTATCATCGTATTAGGGCTACTCCGTAACGCCCTCGGTACGCCGTCAGCACCACCAAACCAAGTCTTACTGGGCTTAGCCTTATTCCTCACATTTTTTGTAATGTCCCCGGTTGCCGATCAGGTTTATCGCGAGGCATATCAGCCTTTTAGCGAAGATAAAATTAGCCTAGAAACCGCATTAGAAAAAGGCACTGCGCCACTGCGTACCTTTATGCTAGGACAAACCCGTGAATCTGATTTAGCGCTGTTTGCCCGCATCGCCAAAGTGGGTGATATCCAAGAAGCCAAAGATGTGCCGATGCGCATTTTAATTCCGGCGTTTATTACCAGTGAGCTAAAAACGGCGTTCCAGATTGGTTTTACTATCTTTATCCCATTTTTGATTATCGACTTAGTGGTTGCCAGCGTATTGATGGCGCTGGGGATGATGATGGTGCCACCTGCAACGGTTTCATTGCCGTTTAAGCTAATGCTATTTGTGCTAGTCGATGGCTGGCAGTTGCTACTCGGTTCCCTTTCCCAAAGCTTTTTTAATTAG
- the fliO gene encoding flagellar biosynthetic protein FliO, with translation MSDETEASLQTPPSQIDSAHTQKPFLTSTVSGEGNSAQAINQNDSLAQISGALGGIILLILLGAWLFKTFGFGRNPLVKHQLINVKGRCTLGGKERVVVVEVNNEYLVLGVTSQSVNLLHQYPAPQESDVVNFASEPLTFQSIFKKKQDAANAVAPEKQ, from the coding sequence ATGTCTGACGAAACCGAAGCGTCCTTGCAGACACCACCTTCACAGATTGATTCGGCGCACACTCAAAAGCCTTTTTTGACTAGCACCGTCAGCGGCGAAGGTAATTCCGCACAAGCTATCAATCAAAATGATAGCTTAGCGCAGATTTCAGGTGCGCTTGGTGGGATCATTTTACTGATCTTGCTAGGTGCATGGCTGTTTAAGACATTTGGGTTTGGACGTAATCCGCTTGTTAAGCATCAACTGATTAATGTGAAAGGTCGTTGTACCCTCGGTGGCAAAGAGCGCGTCGTCGTGGTGGAAGTGAATAACGAATATTTAGTGCTGGGCGTCACATCACAATCCGTGAATTTACTGCACCAGTACCCAGCCCCACAAGAAAGCGATGTTGTGAACTTTGCCTCTGAACCGTTAACGTTTCAGTCGATTTTCAAGAAAAAACAGGATGCTGCTAACGCTGTGGCACCTGAAAAACAGTAA
- the fliN gene encoding flagellar motor switch protein FliN: MSEAKNSLDASTNHNEEDLWAEALEQQKQAESASAGMQNFDNFDGQNPLNQLSDVDMIMDIPVRLSVELGRTKMTIKKLLSLSQGSVVSLDGLAGEPLDILINGYLIAQGEVVVVSDNYGIRITDIITPSERMRRLSR, from the coding sequence ATGAGTGAGGCGAAGAATTCTCTTGATGCATCAACCAACCACAATGAAGAGGATCTGTGGGCTGAGGCGCTGGAACAGCAAAAACAAGCGGAATCCGCCTCCGCAGGTATGCAAAATTTCGATAATTTCGACGGACAAAATCCATTAAATCAGTTATCTGATGTCGATATGATCATGGATATTCCGGTTCGCCTATCGGTAGAACTGGGTCGCACCAAAATGACAATTAAAAAATTACTGAGCCTGTCTCAAGGCTCTGTGGTTTCTTTAGATGGCTTAGCCGGTGAACCACTGGATATCCTGATCAACGGTTATTTGATTGCCCAAGGTGAAGTGGTCGTGGTGTCTGACAATTATGGTATTCGTATCACTGACATCATCACGCCATCAGAACGTATGCGCCGCTTGAGCCGCTAA
- the fliM gene encoding flagellar motor switch protein FliM, producing MSDNILSQAEIDALLNDDAPSSDQPSTDLQGKDNVRPYDPNTQRRVFRERMQSLEIINERFARQFRMGLFNMLRRSPDITVGAIKIEPYHEFARNLPVPTNLNLIHMPPLRGTALFTFEPALVYIAVDNLFGGDGRFPVRSEGKEFTNTEQRIINRMLKLALGAYRDAWKPIADVEVEYVRSEIQVKFTNITTSPNDIVVTTPFLVEIGNTIGEFSICIPIAMIEPLRERLINPPMEQGHQENEAWVTNLVTQVKRSELELIANLVEIPLRISRLLQLQKGDVLPIEKPDRLIVNVDGVPVLTSQYGTQNGQYALRVEHLINPVLNTLDEESTNE from the coding sequence ATGAGCGATAATATTTTATCTCAGGCTGAAATTGATGCGCTACTCAATGATGATGCGCCATCAAGCGACCAGCCATCAACGGATCTCCAAGGCAAAGACAACGTTCGCCCTTATGACCCGAATACTCAACGTCGGGTATTTCGTGAACGTATGCAGTCCTTGGAAATTATTAATGAGCGTTTTGCCCGTCAGTTTCGTATGGGGTTGTTTAACATGTTGCGCCGCAGCCCGGATATCACGGTTGGTGCCATCAAAATCGAACCTTATCATGAATTTGCGCGTAACTTGCCAGTTCCAACCAACCTGAACTTGATCCACATGCCACCGCTTCGCGGTACCGCACTGTTCACTTTCGAGCCAGCGTTAGTGTACATCGCTGTGGATAACCTGTTTGGAGGAGATGGTCGATTCCCTGTTCGTTCAGAAGGCAAAGAGTTTACCAATACAGAACAACGTATTATCAACCGTATGCTAAAGCTGGCTTTAGGCGCTTATCGTGATGCTTGGAAGCCGATTGCTGACGTTGAAGTCGAATATGTGCGTTCTGAAATCCAAGTTAAATTCACCAACATCACCACATCCCCGAACGATATCGTGGTCACGACGCCGTTCTTAGTGGAAATTGGTAATACCATTGGTGAATTCAGTATCTGTATCCCTATTGCCATGATTGAGCCATTGCGTGAGCGGTTAATTAACCCACCAATGGAGCAAGGGCATCAAGAAAATGAAGCGTGGGTAACTAACTTAGTCACGCAAGTAAAACGTTCAGAACTTGAACTGATTGCCAATTTGGTTGAGATCCCGCTGCGTATTTCTCGTTTACTGCAATTGCAAAAAGGGGATGTGCTCCCTATCGAGAAACCTGACCGTCTTATCGTCAATGTTGATGGCGTGCCAGTATTAACCAGTCAATACGGCACCCAAAACGGTCAGTATGCGCTGCGTGTGGAACATTTGATTAATCCTGTTTTAAACACTCTAGATGAGGAAAGTACCAATGAGTGA
- the fliL gene encoding flagellar basal body-associated protein FliL: MSSSRNQSKRSNKGLILLFALIALAGAGFGGYSWWTTKQEAQNTANGEEKRPNMPQPIFMELEPFTVNLPGLNNAADRVLYIHITLRLANEKSRKQLHEYLPEVRSRLLLLLSEQQSKNMGTHEGKLQLMKDIKGTLTPTLIPGDTDQDISDVLFTTFILR; encoded by the coding sequence ATGTCGTCTTCACGCAATCAATCTAAACGTTCGAACAAAGGGTTAATTCTGCTGTTTGCCCTCATCGCCTTAGCCGGTGCAGGTTTTGGTGGTTACAGCTGGTGGACGACAAAACAAGAGGCGCAAAACACCGCGAATGGGGAAGAAAAACGCCCAAATATGCCTCAGCCTATTTTTATGGAGTTAGAACCGTTTACCGTTAACCTTCCTGGGTTAAATAATGCGGCGGATCGCGTGCTCTATATCCACATCACCTTACGTCTAGCGAATGAAAAATCGCGTAAGCAACTTCATGAATATCTGCCAGAAGTGCGTAGCCGCCTACTGTTATTACTGTCAGAACAGCAATCTAAAAACATGGGTACCCACGAGGGTAAGTTGCAGTTAATGAAAGATATTAAGGGGACTCTTACCCCTACCCTGATCCCGGGAGATACCGACCAGGATATTTCAGACGTGTTATTTACTACTTTTATTCTGCGGTAA
- a CDS encoding flagellar hook-length control protein FliK, whose amino-acid sequence MDVNANLLPVTPAANTAKEQPRDKQIDENQAPAVPFQAVLENQQLPEKNSDNTPTLNGSASETPLNQQISEQKQSDAATAASEKPTDAPLTTDKIATTENQLAEKQSVQNQLVQKQQAENTLAQLNFRRDLNAQSPLQAELLTGKQGEEHALISQLKQAMDSRIQAAANPQASAEKPSATPFTQTLQQLTDVARNVTPFDDKTLEGAQSQLAGEADEPTLALMGKKEVGERRDQALFALDNPRAIPTKDLNQDAISLGKKAPSTESLSQIANATAENTQNLQNSAKGAFSVQTENGAFSNTATPSVTHVAGIMATPSATPMPTATPAVPTPTMNFATPFGTEAWQQQLSQQMLFFSRQGVSQAQIRLHPEELGSLNVHLRIEDNQAVMHFVSPHSHVRAAMESMMPILRSALQESGIHLAQGSVGQDNFSGQSNADQQSRQHDGQIQPTHPSMGAAGISESHASVSGVKLPTHQGGINTFA is encoded by the coding sequence ATGGACGTCAATGCAAACCTGTTGCCGGTCACCCCTGCCGCTAATACCGCAAAGGAGCAGCCGCGAGACAAGCAAATTGATGAAAACCAAGCGCCTGCCGTCCCCTTTCAGGCCGTACTTGAAAACCAACAATTGCCAGAAAAAAATAGCGATAACACTCCGACTCTCAATGGTAGTGCTAGCGAAACGCCTTTGAATCAACAGATCAGTGAGCAAAAACAATCCGATGCTGCCACTGCCGCCTCAGAGAAACCCACTGACGCGCCATTAACAACAGACAAAATCGCGACCACAGAAAATCAATTAGCTGAAAAACAGTCAGTTCAAAATCAGTTAGTTCAAAAACAACAAGCTGAAAATACCTTAGCGCAGCTGAATTTCCGTCGTGATCTTAATGCACAATCACCACTGCAAGCGGAGCTATTAACGGGTAAACAAGGCGAGGAACACGCCTTAATCAGCCAATTAAAACAAGCAATGGATTCGCGTATTCAAGCGGCAGCTAACCCGCAAGCCAGTGCGGAGAAACCTTCAGCAACTCCGTTCACTCAAACGCTGCAACAACTGACGGATGTCGCGCGTAACGTGACGCCGTTTGATGACAAGACCTTAGAGGGCGCACAATCCCAGCTTGCAGGGGAAGCCGATGAACCTACACTTGCTTTAATGGGCAAGAAAGAGGTTGGCGAGCGTCGTGATCAGGCTCTATTTGCGTTGGATAATCCACGCGCAATCCCAACGAAAGATCTGAATCAAGATGCAATATCGCTAGGTAAGAAAGCACCGAGCACAGAATCACTGTCACAAATCGCCAATGCGACAGCTGAAAATACTCAGAATCTGCAAAACAGCGCTAAAGGGGCTTTTAGTGTTCAAACTGAAAATGGCGCATTTAGCAATACAGCGACGCCTTCAGTAACACATGTGGCCGGTATTATGGCGACACCATCTGCCACACCAATGCCAACAGCAACACCTGCGGTGCCAACGCCAACCATGAACTTTGCTACGCCATTTGGTACTGAAGCTTGGCAGCAACAACTTAGCCAACAAATGCTGTTTTTCTCTCGCCAAGGGGTTTCTCAAGCACAAATTCGCTTACATCCTGAAGAGTTAGGTTCCCTAAATGTGCATTTGCGTATCGAAGATAATCAAGCCGTGATGCACTTTGTTTCTCCACATAGCCATGTTCGTGCTGCGATGGAAAGCATGATGCCGATCCTGCGCAGTGCGCTGCAGGAAAGTGGTATTCATTTGGCCCAAGGCTCAGTGGGGCAAGATAACTTTAGCGGTCAATCAAATGCTGATCAGCAATCTCGCCAACATGATGGGCAAATTCAACCAACCCATCCATCAATGGGCGCGGCTGGTATCAGTGAATCTCATGCCAGCGTGAGTGGGGTGAAATTGCCAACACATCAAGGTGGAATTAACACCTTTGCCTAA
- the fliJ gene encoding flagellar export protein FliJ: MSNSHALATLLSLAEDASEEAAKVLAQVRQTHTQMADQLHMLENYQSEYRQKLNQTLHTGMDSDKWQNYQQFLVTLELTIEQQQQQLTLWEQRVSDANRHWQEKQQRVNAFDTLIQRAEHTQSQRQNRLEQKQMDEFAQRATLRRTQ, translated from the coding sequence ATGTCCAATAGTCATGCATTAGCGACCTTACTGAGCTTAGCAGAAGATGCCTCAGAGGAAGCGGCTAAAGTCCTTGCACAAGTGCGTCAAACCCACACGCAAATGGCCGATCAGCTGCATATGTTAGAGAACTATCAGTCGGAATATCGGCAGAAACTAAATCAAACGTTGCACACGGGCATGGACTCAGACAAATGGCAAAACTATCAGCAATTTCTTGTGACTTTAGAACTGACTATCGAACAACAGCAGCAACAATTAACGCTCTGGGAACAACGCGTCAGTGACGCTAATCGTCATTGGCAAGAAAAACAGCAACGCGTCAATGCGTTCGATACCTTGATCCAGCGAGCAGAGCACACTCAAAGCCAACGTCAAAATCGCTTAGAGCAGAAACAGATGGATGAATTTGCTCAACGCGCGACTTTACGGAGAACCCAATAA